In Paenibacillus dendritiformis, the DNA window CCATTCCATAGCAAGCAGGCATTGACGCCGGCGCAGGCCCAAGCCATCCAATATGTCCGGGTGTCTGCCAGCTTGAAGCGGCAGCACGCTTGCGAGCGTATCGAGCGGCATTTGAAGCGAGCGGGCATCCCGTCCGTCACATTGCGCGACATTCTTGCCGCCCTGCGAGCGTCGGCCCGGGTCACGGTCAATTTCCACCCCGACCGTCTGCTTGCCGACGGCTCGCTCGTCGCGGAGGGGCTGCTGCGGGACGGCGTGTACCGCAGCCAATTCGAGACGGGCGTGACGAGCGCCAGTCCGACGGCTTATCCCGGCGGGGACCGCGACCGCTGGGAGCGGAGGCTGTTCGGCGGCGCTTATCATCAGGCCGGGATTACACACCGGGAGCGGCCGAAATACGGGGCGCTGAATCTGATGCAGCACCCGGACGGGGGCGCGCCGAACTTCGGCTCCTGCCACTTGGTGCTGCACAGCGCGATGCTGGCCCGATGCACGTATACGTTCGGGGACAGCTATTCCGAGCCGGAGCATAGCGGCACGATCGATGTCTTTGATCCGCTGCTCGCGGCGCTTCTGGATGAGGCAGCAGCTCCGGGTTCCACGCCGGGCCGGGATGCCGGCGGCAGCGCTGCGCTGATTCGCCGTCTCCTCGCTTCCGGCGAAGAATCGCCCTCTGCCCTCCGCAGGGAACTGGACCAATATATCGAGGCCCAGATTCATGGCGACATCGCGATGGTCTCGGATGTGGAGGCGATCGTGGCCGATCCGTCCTTCCAAGGGACACCCATCGGCGAGCAGATTGCCGTTCTCGCCTCCCGGTATGGGGTGGCGCTGCGCTGGCATCACGGTTTCCAGCTCGCGGCCTCCGCCGTGCCGGATGATTTCCAGGGGCCAAAGATGCCGCCGTTAGCGCGCCGGGTCGCACGGGATTTCGCCGCCGTGCCAGGGCAGTTGGATGCGTACGCGATCGGCCAAGCCGCCCGTTCGCTTGCCCGTCATCCCGAGCTCTGGGCGGATTGGGGCACGCCAAGGGAGACATGGCAGCTTCTCAAGCAGCTCTGGCATGTTCTCGTCCGGTTCGGCCACCCTTATCGCGGCCATGGAAGATCGTAGCTTGACCGCCAGCAAAGGCGTTATCTACAATCGGTTGGAGGAGTGGCATGTATATTGTACGTAGACATGAATCGTCATTTGCTGCAACGTCTCGATGATTGGGCGCTCGCATCCGCCTGCTCTGGGCAGTTGATCCTGGCATACAAGGAAGCGTCAGCCCGCGGGGACGGGGCGCCGGCTTTTCTCCGAGATGGCTGTGGGACAGCACGCATTGAAGCTGGCACGAACGATATAGGAAGGAGAAGATGAAAATGACGTCGAACAATGATTTCGGCCAAGCGATTGATCTTCCTGAGAAGCTGGCCAGGCCTGCCCGCAGAGCGCTTATCGCGGCTGGTTATGTACATCTGGAGCAACTGGCGAAGCTTCGCGAAGCGGAACT includes these proteins:
- a CDS encoding DNA-binding protein, producing the protein MTSNNDFGQAIDLPEKLARPARRALIAAGYVHLEQLAKLREAELLKLHGMGPKALDQLRRALADKGLSFADGE
- a CDS encoding DUF3626 domain-containing protein yields the protein MVEPFHSKQALTPAQAQAIQYVRVSASLKRQHACERIERHLKRAGIPSVTLRDILAALRASARVTVNFHPDRLLADGSLVAEGLLRDGVYRSQFETGVTSASPTAYPGGDRDRWERRLFGGAYHQAGITHRERPKYGALNLMQHPDGGAPNFGSCHLVLHSAMLARCTYTFGDSYSEPEHSGTIDVFDPLLAALLDEAAAPGSTPGRDAGGSAALIRRLLASGEESPSALRRELDQYIEAQIHGDIAMVSDVEAIVADPSFQGTPIGEQIAVLASRYGVALRWHHGFQLAASAVPDDFQGPKMPPLARRVARDFAAVPGQLDAYAIGQAARSLARHPELWADWGTPRETWQLLKQLWHVLVRFGHPYRGHGRS